The nucleotide sequence GAGTTCTTACTAGTCAGAGTAGTATACAGACAGTGGTATACCTTTACTCAATTTTGTCTTGGTTCACGTTGACTGGTCCCTTATCTGACGGCCGTCCATCCTTCTGCGTGGAATTTCCACTGTCGGAATTCGCTTCGCCGCCCGTCCTTAGCCTGTCGCCAACAAAGAAATTGTTAAAGAACTCGGTGAAGGCTTCAAATATGCTTCCTTCCTCGGTAATGGCAGAAGTTTTGCCTTGGTTTACTTCCTCCCATATTGCCTTGAGTCTTAAGGCTGCCTCTTTAACTGTCCTCGACTTTTGGACCTTGGCAGTCATCTGATTCACAGCTGGCATGTACACCATCCCCAAATCTGGCCAAACCTGGTCTATCATAAGGTAAGGGGCGTTTTGCCTCAAGGCTTCCAAGTTCcaggtagatatatattgttttttggctTCTTCCAGCAGAGGATCCTGCAGTGAAGGGTTGAGATCAGAACGGCTCAgagcatttattaatatatttggtaTGGGATTCATTTCTAGTTCTACTCCACTTTCAGCTGGCTCGGGCTCTTGTTCCAGAGGTGCTTCGATCTTCAGAAGGTCCGAGCTAACTTCTTGAACTGTAACTGAAACAGAAGCTTCTGTTGTATCATCGGACAAGTCTTCTCTCGGCCCTAAAGTGGTGACGACCTCACTCTGGACGTCTTCGCTATGGGTGGTGGGCGTGTCGCTATGGGCATGTTGGAATGGGTTCGAAGGCtgcaaccagagagagagagagattcattacAAAACAATCCATGAAGTTTCATTCAcaagtattaattaaaataaatagttaTTTTTAAGACTTTGATTAGCTGGCACGTATACGAAATATTACACGGCTGCCAACGCTTGAGAATGTGTTTAAACTATTGAAACTGTGGCtgtatatgtttttcttattttttaagacTAAAGTCATAGTTTCGGTAATAACTCATATTCAGTATAAATAAGTGGTAAACTTTACGAACCTTTTAATATATGAACATTAATGGTACAAGTGCTTAAGTTTATAAACTGGAAAGTTTGATGTGGTTACTGATCATACAAGAAATGAAAACAGAACTGTATCACAATGCCTCACCCAAAAGACCGTGCTCGGCACTTTAGCTGCCATGCCTGCCGTCGCCGACACTAGAACGCATAATATCTGAGGAACAAAAAGAGTAAGGATGATAATTTATTCACGAAGGCGGCGTTTCACAGTAaaccaaaaatgtaaaaatatttatttgttttcgtatTAACTGAATATTGAGAAtcgtgtatatactgtataaatgcACTTACAGTTCATAATACACattttctactattattgttatagacAGAAATGTGTTTAAATACAGTGAAGTCCTTAGAACATTTGTTACTTGCACCATACATTAAATAATTGCGCATAGTCATTTGACAGCTTTATAGAATCAACCCACCTCCAAGGCTGATAAATATTTGTGTTCATTTAACCATAATTTTCTGTTCTGAGACAGTTAATACATGCACGGAGGTGTGCTTTCATGACAGTCACGTACAGTTGGTTGAGCGGTGCAACACATGAACTCATAACGTCAGACATGTGGCTCCTTTTCACTTCACAAAAAGGCCGTTGAATACAGTGGGAAGCTGAGCACGAGAAACACCATTCACGCCGCATTCATCGTGGCAATGTGGGTGATTTGGGGAGACGTTTGCTATGATATATTAGGTAACGAAAtgctgtgtattttttaaaatctcaagCCGCCATTTACTCTTTTAAATGTTGTTGTATAACTACATTAAAACATGTGTAACAACTTTTGAATGATACGTTGTGTATGCAATCATTATCTTCATGTAATCTTGCAGATTAGGCAAAAAAGGGATTTGAAAAAGCTCAACAGTAGCATGTTATTCACAGAAACTGACCGTTTATATGAATTCatcttttatattacattaatattctcATATGAGTGCAACTTTGGCAACATGTTTCTCggtgtatcaaaaaaaaaaaaaagaaaaaaagaaaacagttataACTGTTCTGTCGTACTAAATGGATGTTTGTTGTTCACGCGAATTCCACGTACATCCACGCGTATCTGAACATTGGAAGCTGTATTGATTAAATTATTGCCAAAATGTTTCGAGTCAATAAAGAAAGTAACCAAAGAGATATTCATTCCCTCTTCCGTAATAGGGATTCTCTGCAATAAATCTGATCACTATACTCGTTCCACTGCTCTGAAAGTTTGGAGTAGCATCACAAGGGAATCAACTTTTCATCTACTTCAGAATCACGGGCCCTCTAGGTTTATTAGAAGCTAAGGGCATGAAGTGTAGTTACCTCACACTCATCGCTACAATAATGCGATATACAACCAAATCCTCTGCTGCTTTATCTATACATCAGCTGATCTTCGGGGACTTTCTTTTACAAACATGATATATGCATTGCCGTCCTTCCGCGTCTTGCCTTTCCACCTATTATCGCGTTAATATCAGCATACACGTACATCCCTTTCCCTTGTTGTGAAATGAGACTCGGAAGATAACGATCTCTGGTAAATACGTTAGCAGTGAGCAAAGAGCTAAATCGAGAAGAAAACACAATGTATCTTCGGTCAGAGGGTCATGGCCTGTTGCTAGAAACTGTACTTTGTTGTCAGTGATGGCTACATGATTTTTCCATGATCTATCTAACgcctttttcatatttata is from Penaeus monodon isolate SGIC_2016 chromosome 12, NSTDA_Pmon_1, whole genome shotgun sequence and encodes:
- the LOC119579534 gene encoding uncharacterized protein LOC119579534, which encodes MARIIQILCVLVSATAGMAAKVPSTVFWPSNPFQHAHSDTPTTHSEDVQSEVVTTLGPREDLSDDTTEASVSVTVQEVSSDLLKIEAPLEQEPEPAESGVELEMNPIPNILINALSRSDLNPSLQDPLLEEAKKQYISTWNLEALRQNAPYLMIDQVWPDLGMVYMPAVNQMTAKVQKSRTVKEAALRLKAIWEEVNQGKTSAITEEGSIFEAFTEFFNNFFVGDRLRTGGEANSDSGNSTQKDGRPSDKGPVNVNQDKIE